GTTCATTCCATGCCCATTCACaatgctggggggtggggtggggtggggtggggtggggtggggtggggatatTCTTGCTGCTGCCTGGGTCTGTGGATCTTCTGAGCTGGACTGAGAATCATAGACTCCTTGTTTAAATAGGAAACAATTGTTGGCCGCTGAGGCAACTGAGACTCCCTGAGAGCAGGACAGGCCTGGTACCTCGTGTCCTGGACTTCTCTGTTTAAGCTCGAAGTTGTAAGATATTAGTGCTGTAGGAAAGACCCAGGGCTTCCCAAGCAGCGAGAGAAGGACCTGGAACAAGCCCTGAGGAACATTCTAACCCTGCCCTGGGCTACAGGCCTTAGAGTCAGGGTGATGCAAGCTGGCCGGTACCCTGACAGGTATCTGGGGCGAGGACCCCGTTAAGTTAACACTGGCTCTGAAGATGACCCGGCAAGACCTGACCCGCACACAGATGGAACTCAACACCATGAAAGCCAACTTTGGAGATGTGGTGCCCAGGAGGGACTTTGAAATGCAGGAGAAGACCAACAAGGATCTGCAGGAGCAGGTGCTggtgggcaggcagggcaggcaggTCAGGCAGGGTAGGGAAGGGTCATGCAGGTGGGTAGTGAGGATCAATCACCTTGTCCGTAGCTGGACAGCCTGAGAGGTGACTATGAAGAGGTCTGCAAGGAGCACGAGATACTGCTACAGTTGCACATGACCACACTGAAGGAGCGGGACCAGTTTTATTCTGAGCTCCAGGAGATCCAGCGCACCTCTACACCACGGCCTGACTGGACCAAGTGTGAAGGTAATGATGGCCATTGGACTCCCAGGGAGTGCTCAACGATGTGGTTTGGACTCCAGCTCCCTCTTCCCACCTGCAGATGTGGTGGCTGGGGGCCCAGATCGCTGGCAAATGCTGGCCGAGGGCAAAAACAGTGACCAGCTGGTGGATGTGCTCTTGGAGGAGATTGGCGAGGGCCTGCTCCGGGAGAAAGACTTCTTTCCTGGTCTGGTAGGGGTCCCTGGGCTTGGGAGGCTTGGGGCCAGAGTCAGAACAGCCAGGCCTTGCTGCTAAGACTTGAGATTCTGGGGAACCATCTTGGGCTCTGCCTGGGCCCAGAGATGAGCTGACATTCTACCTTGCAGGGCTATGGGGAAGCCATCCCCTCTTTCCTTCGATTTGATGGCATTGTGGAGAACAAGAAGCCAACCAAGAAGGATGTGGTAAACCTACTCAAGGATGCCTGGAAGGAACGTCTTGTTGAGGAGCAGGTCAGATCTCATGGGCCATTTGGGCCTGGTGTGGCCTGTAGAATCCTCCAGGGAATTCCATCAAGGTGTTAGGGGGGAGGGCTAACCCGCCATGGGGCAGGGTTACTAAGCAGTCGTCCCCAACcctgcagaaagagaaattcccagatttcttcttcaatttcctggaGAATCGCTTTGGACCTGGTGATGCCATGGCCTGGGCTTACaccatttttgaaaatatcaagCTCTTCCGTTCTAATGAGGTCATGAGCCAGTTCTATGCACTCTTGATGGGAAAGGTGAGGTTGGACCTGGCCCTCCACCCTTTGTCCCCACCATAGGCCAGGTCTATCCCTATCACTTCAGGAAGCAGCAAGTTAGTCAATGCTTCCTTCCCTGTAGAGGAGCGAGAGTGTGTACATCAAGCAGAAGGAGACCGTAGTACAGTTGCTGAAGGAGATGACAAATGCTGACAGTCAGAATGAGGGGCTGATAACCATGGAAAACTTAAGGTGAGAGGCCAGTCCAGCCACCACAAACTCCTGCCCAACATTTCCTCTGGCCAGGCTCCCAGGTGTGCAGGGGAAAGGGGAGCCTGACAGGAAGGGCTCACAGCCCCAACACTTGTTGTCCCTTTTGAGCAGTAGTGGGGCTGGCAGAGTGGTACAGGAAGGTAAGTGGGTAGGCCTGAGCCAGGCCTGTTGGCCCTTGTGTCTCCCCATAGCACTGTCCTTAAGAGCACCTTCCCCttcaagaaggaagagagaatccaggAGTTGATGGAGGCAGGGGGCTGGCATTCCAACAGTAGCAATGCAGACTTGCTCAACTACCACTCATTGTTTATAGAGGTAGGTATGGGTGTGTGTCGGGGAGTGGGAGTTGTCCAGGAActtgcccagccctgccctggcctctGCTGGACCCCAACCAATGTGTCCTCACCCTGCCTTACGGACCCTCCCAGGATGAGGAGGGCCAGAGTATGCCCTTTGTGCAAAAGCTGTGGGAACAGTACATGGATGAAAAGGATGAGTACTTACAGGAGCTAAAGCAGGAGCTGGGCCTGGAACTGTGAGTAACTCCTGAGGTCCTCAGGCCCACTTAGCCATAGGCATATCCTGTAGGTTGGGCCACAGGGTGGCATCTCATTGCCTTGGATCTCCCTGTGCACTGAGTTTATTCCTGGGCACTATATACTGCTCAAGCTCAGCAGAGGACATCTTGGGGTCTGGGGTACAGAAGGGTCAAAGcctatctctctttctttgtggGGTAGCCATGATAAAGTAACCCTACCCAAGGTACGTGAAGCCCTGATGAACATTGATCCCGGCCTCGACAAACAGACCCTGAATAGCTATTTGAGCCAGGCCTTCCAGCTCCCCATGACAGAACTGCCTGAGGAgggtgaagagaaggaagaagccatTATGGAACAGCTCCAGATTGCCCTGGAACAGCTTCAGATGATTGACCTCAGGCGCATGGGGCCTCGAGAGCAGGAGCCTGCAAGCTAGGGCTGCTATGGGCAGCCTGAGTGCTCCAGTGCTCTAGTGCTCCTAACCCCTAACTTttagtataaaattatttgtctGAACCTATTCTCCAGGTTGTGCTGGGGAATTGAGAAGAGGGATGAGTATTGGTCCCGGCCTGGCTGGCCCCAGGATATGCACCAAAACACAGCACATTCTGTTTGTGACACTTTATTGATGGTGAGGAGGGATGGGAGGAGACCTGGAAGAATATGTGGGGCCAAGTGGCCCTAGGTAGGGACTGGGTGAGTGTTGAGGCCTGGCCACTACTGAGCGGGAAAGACAGAGTTGCCACTGAATGCACAAGGGATGAGCAGCTGCCGGTATTCCAGGGGCAGGTGCCGCTCCACAAGCACATGCAAAGAGACTTGGTCGTTGACCAGGCCCTGCCTGTAGCAGAGGATAGATATAGAATCAGTGTCAGCACTCCAACATCCAGcacctccctgcttctgcccacTTACCGATGCATCAGCAGTTCCAGGTCCTCTGGTCTCACAGTCTTGCGGCCAGCATGAGCAGCAAACACCTCCAGGTCGTCACAAAGATGCTGGAAATACTTGTCCAGGCTGCCAAAGAGGGTTGGGGTAGAAAAGACTGAACTGACTGTTCATGATCTGAGgggctcctctccccaccctgagtGTCCAGGACTCACCACTTCTCCACCATTTCAAGAGCCTTCTTCTCCATGGGCATCTTAGCATAGAAGCTGAAGAGTTTCACATAGTGGTTCAGTCCAGTCTTGTGGGGATCTTGACGGGGCCTGGGGCCAAGGGTTCTGGCCCTGGGAGGAAGCCTGGTCGGTAGAGGCTCCAGAGGCTCTGAGGATAAGCTGGGGGCAAGAGTGGATAGTTAGCTAAAATGCTATGCGAAGAGGCCCCTAGTCAAAAacaagtcttggggtgcctgggtgactcagttggttgagcatccgactcttgatcttggctcaggtcatgctctcctggttcgtgagttcaagccctgaatcaggctctgtgctgacagtgtggagactacttggggttctctctctctcttgctctcaaaataaacaaataaacttcaaaacaaaacaaaacaaaacacaaaaacaaaacaaaacaaaaaacaagtcttACTGGCTCCTGCCAAGACTAGGGCCCATTTACTCCTTGGCTAACCTGAACCAATAACTCCAACTATGTGCTGAGGGGTAGTGGGGACAGAGGACCACACTGAGGTCTGGTCTTTCCCTGCAGCCCTGATCCTCCAGTCTGGACCCAATGTCCTAGTCTAGACTTATTACATAAATTGGTACTTGCTCAGGCCCATGACCCTCAGGCCTCTGTATGGACGGACATTCCTTCCCCTCAGCCCATTTCTGCCTATTTGATTCTGCTAATcgtcctccaggaagccttctctgactatATACTAACTTAGAAACATCCCCCTACCCAGTTTCCTCTCAGAATGTGGAAGCATGCACCAGGATGACAGATGTACTCAGCGAGCCTCACTGAGCCCACCTCAGGGTGCTCTCCTGGGTGATCATCTGCATACTAATGAGAAGGGGGATAATCCTGTGGTACTCAATGCCAAGCTCAGAAGCCTGCTCCCTTCCCGAGAAGCCCATGCAAAACAAGGTCATAGAATCTTACATGGCAGTGCTAGGCGGTGGGGCTGACTCAAGAAACTGAAGTTGCCTGGCCTGAAGAAACTCAGTGGTGCTGGAGGCCAATTCTGGACTTGCTGTAGAGGAAGGGCAGGATTATAGGGGGCTCACCCAACTCTGAAGACCCACAGCCTCCTTGTCCTGTTCCTCAAGGGCCCCATTTACGTCTGGCCCGCCAAGCAACGGGCCCCTCAGAGGCTCCCTGACCCAAGACTACTTGTGCCCAGAAACACAACCCAGATATATAACTCCTCAGATTAGGGACTGAATGTAGCTGTCACCAAGTCACTCCCCCGTCCCTGCACTGGGACCCTTACCTGTCCTACCAGAGATGTTCTCATCTCCTGAAGATCCCTCTGGCTCCTTGGCCTCAACAGCTTCTGACGTTTCATTTCTGTCAGACTTGTCTGTCCTAACAGATCCTTGTGTTCCTGCTGTGTCCTTCACTTCACTCACACTCAAACTTTCCTCCATCCTCTCTTCTGCGTTCTCACCAACTCCACCCTGTAAGGGCTCTACTTCATCTTCTCCAGCGATAGCACTGCTGGTGTTTGGGAAGCTCATAGCAAGGGCATCAACCTTCTTTGCCTTTCCTGCCAGAAGTTGGGCTGGTTTTCCAGGACCTGAATCAAGGGAGAGAATACAAGTTAGAGAAGGATGTAGCTCAAGGATAAAGTAATAAAATCCACTCTAGCTCACTGAGGAGAAAAGCCCAGAGGGAGACCCAGGGTACTTGTTTGTGGAGTATCCTGGCCCAACACTAACTCTGCTCTGAGATGTAAGAGGGACCAACAGCCAGGGGGCTCTGCAGGACACACAAATGGGCCCGAAGAAGGAAAAGCCCACATACTCACTGTGGTTCTGCAGCTTAGGCCCACTCCTCTGTGTCCTGTGACTGAGAGCCTTCTCAGCATCTTTAGCCTCAGTGTAAGAGAGACAGGGCAGGGAGTGGTACACACTGGGGGAATGGCCAACTAAGGGCTGGGAGAAGGGCTGAGTGTCCTCCAACACGGTGTCGGTTGGCAGGGTAGCAACAGGGGTTCTGAGGCTGTTACCTGGAGATCAAAGGCAGTTGACACTCCGTCACCAGGGCCTGGGCAGTGGGCTCCATGAGTCTGCCCCAAGTGACCTTTAGATAAAACCTCCTAGTATTCTAAGAGAGCTTCCACAGTGATCTTCCTGCTTCTAGGCCTAATATTCCCACCCACCACAGCTTGTCCCACCCAAACTGCTCACCCATGCCTCCACTTCTCACTCTGCTCCCTCTACCTGGAATCCTCCTACTCTAGTAAACTTGACTTGTCTTCTGGAAGCAGGCTCCCCAGTCAGTTCTGACTGGCCAGCTGATCCTTAAACCTGAGCCCTATCAATCAATCTTCCCAAAAGCTCCAGTCACCATACCACACCTTTCCTACCCTCAGCCCTCTAGCTTCTCAAGAATGTGGGGCTAAGACTGGGGCTCCATTTAGACAAGGGACATTTTGTAGAAAGGAAGCAGAAACTCTTCATAGACCTACTAATCAGGCTTGCTCACTGTCCTTGACCTG
This portion of the Panthera uncia isolate 11264 chromosome E2 unlocalized genomic scaffold, Puncia_PCG_1.0 HiC_scaffold_20, whole genome shotgun sequence genome encodes:
- the TSNAXIP1 gene encoding translin-associated factor X-interacting protein 1 isoform X1, which translates into the protein MASPKPRCSSFATTSRTHIQPSGVTVDDSYLTEAKSSQNRKFSQRQKTLSCQFSIGGHLSPWPTYTSGQTILHNRKPCSYDYRKRAGSWQQQPLGTTKPRYLEQLENYLRKELLLLDLSTDSAQELRLQPYREIFEFFIEDFKTYKPLLSSIKNAYEVMLAHQREKIRALEPLKAKLVTVNEDCNERILAMRAEERYEISMLKKEKMNLLKLIDKKNEEKISLQSEVSKLRKNLAEEYLHYLSERDARKILIADLNELRYQREDMSLAQSPGIWGEDPVKLTLALKMTRQDLTRTQMELNTMKANFGDVVPRRDFEMQEKTNKDLQEQLDSLRGDYEEVCKEHEILLQLHMTTLKERDQFYSELQEIQRTSTPRPDWTKCEDVVAGGPDRWQMLAEGKNSDQLVDVLLEEIGEGLLREKDFFPGLGYGEAIPSFLRFDGIVENKKPTKKDVVNLLKDAWKERLVEEQKEKFPDFFFNFLENRFGPGDAMAWAYTIFENIKLFRSNEVMSQFYALLMGKRSESVYIKQKETVVQLLKEMTNADSQNEGLITMENLSTVLKSTFPFKKEERIQELMEAGGWHSNSSNADLLNYHSLFIEDEEGQSMPFVQKLWEQYMDEKDEYLQELKQELGLELHDKVTLPKVREALMNIDPGLDKQTLNSYLSQAFQLPMTELPEEGEEKEEAIMEQLQIALEQLQMIDLRRMGPREQEPAS
- the TSNAXIP1 gene encoding translin-associated factor X-interacting protein 1 isoform X4: MLAVRLPEGHGLPEAAVLQLRDHFEVSKLRKNLAEEYLHYLSERDARKILIADLNELRYQREDMSLAQSPGIWGEDPVKLTLALKMTRQDLTRTQMELNTMKANFGDVVPRRDFEMQEKTNKDLQEQLDSLRGDYEEVCKEHEILLQLHMTTLKERDQFYSELQEIQRTSTPRPDWTKCEDVVAGGPDRWQMLAEGKNSDQLVDVLLEEIGEGLLREKDFFPGLGYGEAIPSFLRFDGIVENKKPTKKDVVNLLKDAWKERLVEEQKEKFPDFFFNFLENRFGPGDAMAWAYTIFENIKLFRSNEVMSQFYALLMGKRSESVYIKQKETVVQLLKEMTNADSQNEGLITMENLSTVLKSTFPFKKEERIQELMEAGGWHSNSSNADLLNYHSLFIEDEEGQSMPFVQKLWEQYMDEKDEYLQELKQELGLELHDKVTLPKVREALMNIDPGLDKQTLNSYLSQAFQLPMTELPEEGEEKEEAIMEQLQIALEQLQMIDLRRMGPREQEPAS
- the TSNAXIP1 gene encoding translin-associated factor X-interacting protein 1 isoform X3, which produces MASPKPRCSSFATTSRTHIQPSGVTVDDSYLTEAKSSQNRKFSQRQKTLVSKLRKNLAEEYLHYLSERDARKILIADLNELRYQREDMSLAQSPGIWGEDPVKLTLALKMTRQDLTRTQMELNTMKANFGDVVPRRDFEMQEKTNKDLQEQLDSLRGDYEEVCKEHEILLQLHMTTLKERDQFYSELQEIQRTSTPRPDWTKCEDVVAGGPDRWQMLAEGKNSDQLVDVLLEEIGEGLLREKDFFPGLGYGEAIPSFLRFDGIVENKKPTKKDVVNLLKDAWKERLVEEQKEKFPDFFFNFLENRFGPGDAMAWAYTIFENIKLFRSNEVMSQFYALLMGKRSESVYIKQKETVVQLLKEMTNADSQNEGLITMENLSTVLKSTFPFKKEERIQELMEAGGWHSNSSNADLLNYHSLFIEDEEGQSMPFVQKLWEQYMDEKDEYLQELKQELGLELHDKVTLPKVREALMNIDPGLDKQTLNSYLSQAFQLPMTELPEEGEEKEEAIMEQLQIALEQLQMIDLRRMGPREQEPAS
- the TSNAXIP1 gene encoding translin-associated factor X-interacting protein 1 isoform X2, which codes for MASPKPRCSSFATTSRTHIQPSGVTVDDSYLTEAKSSQNRKFSQRQKTLSCQFSIGGHLSPWPTYTSGQTILHNRKPCSYDYRKRAGSWQQQPLGTTKPRYLEQLENYLRKELLLLDLSTDSAQELRLQPYREIFEFFIEDFKTYKPLLSSIKNAYEVMLAHQREKIRALEPLKAKLVTVNEDCNERILAMRAEERYEISMLKKEKMNLLKLIDKKNEEKISLQSEVSKLRKNLAEEYLHYLSERDARKILIADLNELRYQREDMSLAQSPGIWGEDPVKLTLALKMTRQDLTRTQMELNTMKANFGDVVPRRDFEMQEKTNKDLQEQLDSLRGDYEEVCKEHEILLQLHMTTLKERDQFYSELQEIQRTSTPRPDWTKCEDVVAGGPDRWQMLAEGKNSDQLVDVLLEEIGEGLLREKDFFPGLGYGEAIPSFLRFDGIVENKKPTKKDVVNLLKDAWKERLVEEQKEKFPDFFFNFLENRFGPGDAMAWAYTIFENIKLFRSNEVMSQFYALLMGKRSESVYIKQKETVVQLLKEMTNADSQNEGLITMENLSTVLKSTFPFKKEERIQELMEAGGWHSNSSNADLLNYHSLFIEP
- the CENPT gene encoding centromere protein T; translation: MAEAMADSYSQDSEPTTRTLLRRVLDTADTRTPQRRRSAGIGAQKSLLETPSSRRLSSSTKTNARRRSQRARSIGRLAHVQTSGHLEEQTPRTLLKNILLTAPESSIMMPESVVKPVPTPQVVQSSRQESIRGSLELQLPELEPPTTLALGLLAPGRRKRRLRLSVFQQGIDQGLPLSQEPCGNASASSLTSSLNLTFATPLQPQSVHRPGLARRPPTRRAVDVGAFLQDLQDTSLALVSPGNSLRTPVATLPTDTVLEDTQPFSQPLVGHSPSVYHSLPCLSYTEAKDAEKALSHRTQRSGPKLQNHSPGKPAQLLAGKAKKVDALAMSFPNTSSAIAGEDEVEPLQGGVGENAEERMEESLSVSEVKDTAGTQGSVRTDKSDRNETSEAVEAKEPEGSSGDENISGRTASPELASSTTEFLQARQLQFLESAPPPSTAILSSEPLEPLPTRLPPRARTLGPRPRQDPHKTGLNHYVKLFSFYAKMPMEKKALEMVEKCLDKYFQHLCDDLEVFAAHAGRKTVRPEDLELLMHRQGLVNDQVSLHVLVERHLPLEYRQLLIPCAFSGNSVFPAQ